The proteins below are encoded in one region of Myxococcaceae bacterium JPH2:
- a CDS encoding beta-lactamase family protein — protein MSTHPLANLQSVLDEAVGLGIFPSAQCVVLLRGAQVFGGVSGKTTGETRFDLASLTKVVCTTALFLRLWTEGKVGPETLVSRYFPGSPVGDAGVTVADLLYHRSGLPPFVPFFARAITAHPELLDAGCSASVRARVREEVITAAAATPLVAAPRAQTAYSDVGFILLGEILSRAGGAPLDTLFSRYIAEPLGLSARFHRLTDLPVDGSTAPTGATRPREPAPGQESMWKDVPAAPTRPGEVDDDNAWVMDGVAGHAGLFGTAVDVARFGQAILEGCSGNAILAPGPLWHRLLATDPLLPGSTRSMGFDSPSAGISSAGTFLGDTPPGAVGHLGFTGTSLWVDLRRSLVVVLLTNRVANGRQDLRIRDFRPIFHDLVVDALGLSDLQQGKHG, from the coding sequence ATGAGCACGCATCCCCTCGCGAATCTCCAGTCGGTGCTCGATGAGGCCGTCGGGCTTGGCATCTTCCCTTCGGCCCAGTGCGTGGTGCTCCTTCGCGGCGCGCAGGTCTTCGGCGGTGTCTCCGGGAAGACCACGGGCGAGACTCGCTTCGACCTCGCTTCGCTCACCAAGGTCGTCTGCACGACCGCGCTCTTCCTTCGACTGTGGACCGAGGGCAAGGTGGGGCCCGAGACGCTCGTGTCCCGGTACTTCCCTGGCTCGCCCGTGGGGGATGCGGGCGTCACCGTCGCGGACTTGCTGTACCACCGCTCGGGCCTGCCTCCCTTCGTTCCGTTCTTCGCTCGCGCCATCACCGCGCATCCCGAGTTGCTCGATGCGGGCTGTTCCGCGTCCGTGCGCGCACGCGTCCGTGAGGAGGTCATCACCGCCGCTGCCGCCACGCCGCTCGTCGCCGCGCCTCGCGCGCAGACGGCCTACAGCGACGTGGGGTTCATCCTCCTGGGAGAGATTCTTTCGCGGGCCGGTGGCGCGCCGCTCGACACGCTCTTCTCCCGCTACATCGCGGAGCCGCTTGGCCTCTCCGCCCGATTCCACCGCCTCACGGACCTCCCCGTGGACGGCTCGACGGCCCCCACGGGTGCCACTCGGCCTCGCGAGCCCGCTCCGGGCCAGGAGTCGATGTGGAAGGACGTTCCGGCCGCGCCCACTCGCCCCGGTGAGGTCGATGACGACAACGCCTGGGTGATGGATGGCGTCGCGGGGCACGCGGGCCTGTTCGGCACCGCGGTGGACGTGGCTCGGTTCGGGCAGGCCATCCTCGAGGGCTGCTCGGGCAATGCCATCCTCGCGCCGGGGCCTTTGTGGCACCGCCTGCTCGCGACGGATCCGCTGCTCCCGGGCAGCACTCGCTCCATGGGCTTTGATTCGCCCTCGGCGGGTATCTCCAGCGCGGGCACGTTCCTGGGGGACACGCCTCCGGGCGCCGTGGGCCACCTGGGCTTCACGGGCACCAGCCTCTGGGTGGACTTGCGCCGCTCGCTGGTGGTGGTGCTCCTCACCAACCGCGTGGCGAATGGCCGCCAGGACCTGCGCATCCGCGACTTCCGCCCCATCTTCCACGACCTCGTCGTGGACGCGCTCGGACTCTCCGACCTCCAGCAGGGAAAGCATGGCTGA
- a CDS encoding HsdR family type I site-specific deoxyribonuclease — MSTLKISEANTVQFPMVKHAVEIGWTPLTPEISKEKRGGDAGMLFRDELVAKLTMFNPWMSSDALRSVIETLDALPPTIEGNRDMLAWLRGERRWYDEAENRHRSVKLVDFENTDANSFHVTWEWVIKPAGRRKGNRADVMFVINGVPVCIVENKNPKDGDAIERAVKQLRRYELETPELLGSPQLFNVTHLLDYWYGVTWNANRRDMARWKQAREETYRFAVQAFFDRTDFLRTLQHWILFYVQDSETRKSVLRQHQQRAIDAIVNRCSDPKKTRALVWHTQGSGKTFTLLTSARLILNEKERFKNATVLLVVDRTELEGQLKGWVERLLGEMQKQDIATKRANSKAELQHLLDSDFRGLIVAMIHKFDEIRKNSCLRDNVYVFIDEAHRSVAKDLGTYLMAAVPNATIIGFTGTPIARNSQGEGTFKIFGTQDELGYLDKYSIAESIADETTLPIKHVMAPSEMAAPVDLLDKEFFDLAAAEGITDIEELNKVLDRAVGLRTFLAADDRIEKVAAFVAEHFKENVLPLHYKAFVVAVSREACAKYKRAFDRILPPEWTEAVYTENAADAIDRPLVAQLQLSEEREEDVRVLFKKADKAPKILIVTDKLLTGYDAPLLYCMYLDKPMRDHVLLQAIARVNRPYVDAEGVQKRIGLVIDFVGMLRELKKALRFDSSDVSGVIEDLDVLMGDFKTKIGRAATEYLDAGEGGSADERLEKIVYGKFLDPAVRKVFFEAYKEIENLWEILSPSPELRDHIKTFKGLAQLYAAVRNAYSDKVGFVADLAYKTRRLIEENATQAGLGRLTKSITFDVKTLESLRGEDGTDEGKVFNLVRGLQKDIDDDPSAAPVLNPLKDRADRILKDLETRKIDGLAAMDLLAALAAEKEAAMKSAKESGLSTRAFSVFWGLRDDAALKQSSVSPMDLAKEAEALLARFPNAVVNADEQRRLRAGLYRPLLALQKDERSRVVDVVVATLLAE, encoded by the coding sequence ATGAGCACTCTCAAAATCAGCGAAGCCAACACCGTGCAGTTTCCGATGGTGAAGCACGCCGTCGAGATCGGCTGGACGCCACTCACCCCGGAAATCTCGAAAGAGAAGCGCGGTGGCGATGCCGGGATGCTCTTCCGCGATGAGTTGGTCGCGAAGCTTACGATGTTCAACCCCTGGATGTCGTCGGATGCGCTCCGCTCCGTCATCGAGACGCTCGACGCGCTCCCGCCGACCATCGAAGGCAACCGCGACATGCTCGCGTGGCTGCGCGGCGAGCGGCGGTGGTACGACGAGGCAGAGAATCGCCACCGTTCAGTGAAGCTGGTCGATTTCGAGAACACTGACGCGAACTCGTTCCATGTGACCTGGGAATGGGTAATCAAGCCGGCCGGGCGGCGCAAGGGCAACCGCGCGGACGTGATGTTCGTCATTAACGGCGTGCCCGTATGCATCGTCGAGAATAAGAACCCGAAGGACGGCGACGCGATCGAGCGCGCGGTGAAGCAGCTCCGGCGCTACGAGTTGGAGACGCCCGAACTGCTCGGCTCGCCACAGCTCTTCAACGTCACGCACCTTCTCGACTACTGGTACGGTGTCACCTGGAACGCGAACCGCCGCGATATGGCGCGCTGGAAGCAGGCGCGCGAGGAGACCTACCGGTTCGCAGTACAGGCGTTTTTTGATCGCACCGACTTCCTCCGCACGCTTCAGCATTGGATTCTCTTCTACGTCCAGGACAGCGAGACGCGGAAGTCGGTTCTCAGGCAGCACCAGCAGCGCGCCATCGACGCCATCGTCAACCGCTGCTCCGACCCGAAGAAGACGCGCGCGCTGGTCTGGCACACGCAGGGCTCAGGCAAGACGTTTACCCTGCTCACCTCTGCGCGCCTCATCCTCAATGAAAAGGAGCGCTTCAAAAACGCAACGGTCCTCCTTGTCGTCGACCGCACCGAACTCGAGGGACAGCTCAAGGGATGGGTCGAGCGCCTGCTCGGCGAGATGCAGAAGCAGGATATCGCGACCAAGCGAGCCAATAGCAAGGCCGAGCTGCAGCATCTCCTCGACAGTGATTTCCGCGGCCTGATTGTCGCGATGATCCATAAGTTCGACGAGATCAGAAAGAACAGCTGCCTACGCGACAACGTCTACGTCTTTATCGACGAGGCGCATCGCTCGGTCGCGAAGGATCTCGGCACGTACCTGATGGCCGCTGTCCCTAACGCGACCATCATCGGCTTCACGGGCACGCCCATCGCGCGCAACTCGCAGGGCGAGGGCACGTTCAAAATCTTCGGCACGCAGGACGAGCTGGGCTACCTCGACAAGTACTCGATCGCCGAGTCCATCGCCGACGAGACCACACTGCCCATCAAGCATGTTATGGCGCCGAGCGAGATGGCTGCGCCCGTAGACCTCCTCGACAAGGAGTTCTTCGACCTCGCCGCCGCCGAGGGCATCACGGACATCGAGGAGCTGAACAAGGTCCTCGACCGCGCCGTGGGCCTGCGCACGTTCCTTGCCGCCGACGACCGCATCGAGAAGGTCGCCGCGTTCGTCGCGGAGCATTTCAAGGAGAATGTACTCCCGCTGCATTACAAGGCGTTCGTCGTCGCCGTGAGCCGCGAAGCGTGCGCGAAGTACAAGCGCGCATTCGACAGAATATTGCCGCCCGAGTGGACCGAGGCGGTCTACACGGAGAACGCTGCTGATGCGATCGACCGCCCCCTCGTCGCTCAGCTCCAGCTCAGCGAGGAGCGAGAGGAGGATGTGCGGGTCCTCTTTAAGAAGGCCGACAAGGCTCCCAAGATCCTCATCGTCACGGACAAACTGTTGACGGGGTACGACGCGCCGCTTCTGTACTGCATGTACCTGGACAAGCCGATGCGGGACCATGTGCTCCTGCAGGCCATCGCCCGCGTGAACCGCCCCTACGTCGACGCCGAGGGTGTTCAGAAGCGCATTGGCCTCGTCATCGACTTCGTCGGCATGTTGCGCGAGTTGAAGAAGGCGCTGCGCTTCGACTCCTCCGATGTGAGCGGGGTGATCGAGGATCTCGACGTCCTCATGGGCGACTTCAAGACGAAGATCGGCAGGGCTGCGACCGAGTACCTCGACGCAGGCGAAGGCGGCAGCGCCGACGAACGTCTCGAGAAGATCGTCTATGGCAAGTTCCTCGACCCGGCCGTACGCAAGGTGTTCTTCGAGGCCTACAAGGAGATCGAGAACCTCTGGGAGATCCTCTCGCCGTCGCCCGAGTTGCGCGATCACATCAAGACGTTCAAGGGGCTCGCACAGCTCTACGCAGCCGTGCGCAACGCCTACTCGGACAAGGTTGGTTTCGTCGCTGACCTCGCCTACAAGACGCGGCGCCTCATCGAGGAGAACGCGACGCAAGCCGGGCTTGGCCGGCTCACCAAGAGCATCACGTTCGACGTCAAGACGCTCGAGTCGCTTAGGGGCGAGGACGGAACCGATGAAGGCAAGGTCTTCAACCTGGTGCGCGGGCTCCAGAAGGACATCGACGACGACCCGAGCGCGGCACCTGTCCTGAACCCGTTGAAGGACCGCGCCGACCGCATTTTGAAGGACCTCGAGACTCGCAAGATCGACGGACTCGCGGCGATGGACCTCCTCGCGGCGCTCGCCGCCGAGAAGGAGGCGGCGATGAAGTCCGCCAAGGAGAGCGGGCTCTCCACGCGCGCCTTCTCGGTGTTCTGGGGCCTGCGTGATGACGCAGCGCTGAAGCAGTCGAGCGTCTCGCCCATGGACCTCGCCAAGGAGGCCGAGGCGCTCCTCGCTCGCTTCCCCAACGCGGTGGTGAACGCTGACGAGCAGCGCCGACTGCGCGCCGGCCTCTACCGCCCCTTGCTGGCGCTCCAGAAGGACGAGCGCTCTCGCGTTGTCGACGTGGTTGTCGCGACGCTTCTTGCCGAGTAG
- a CDS encoding LD-carboxypeptidase, with protein MRWLKPLPLHPRDTVHVVAPAGPFDRPTFEAGLAVLSERYRPVHRPDLFASHRYLAGEDARRSEELAQALRDREARAVFCARGGYGSARLLPLLPLADAAPPAFVGFSDLTSVHCALQAQGRVSIHAPVLTQLGKQPAEVRSALFRLLESPEAPPSLSGTDTYVPGAAEGTLVGGNLSVFSRLLGTPYLPPLDGSVLLLEDVTERPYRIDRMWTHLRLAGVFSRVRGIVLGDFTSCEEKDAPYSCADVLRDLARETGLPCAAGFPIGHGAINQPVALGTRVRLDADAARLTFLEGAVSPA; from the coding sequence GTGCGCTGGCTCAAGCCCCTTCCGCTCCACCCCCGCGACACCGTCCACGTCGTCGCTCCGGCTGGCCCGTTTGATCGCCCCACCTTCGAGGCGGGCCTCGCGGTCCTCTCCGAGCGGTACCGCCCGGTTCATCGCCCCGACCTCTTTGCTTCCCATCGCTACCTGGCGGGCGAGGACGCTCGTCGCTCGGAGGAGCTGGCTCAGGCATTGCGCGATCGCGAGGCTCGCGCTGTCTTCTGCGCTCGGGGGGGCTACGGCAGTGCTCGCCTTCTGCCCTTGCTGCCTCTTGCGGACGCGGCTCCCCCTGCCTTCGTTGGCTTCTCCGACCTCACTTCGGTCCACTGTGCTCTGCAGGCCCAGGGGCGCGTGTCCATCCACGCTCCGGTGCTGACCCAGCTCGGGAAGCAGCCCGCGGAGGTTCGCTCGGCGCTGTTCCGGCTCCTTGAATCCCCCGAGGCTCCGCCTTCGCTCTCCGGCACGGACACATATGTCCCGGGGGCCGCCGAGGGGACGCTCGTGGGGGGCAACCTCTCCGTGTTCTCGCGGCTGCTCGGCACGCCGTATCTGCCGCCGCTCGATGGCTCGGTGTTGCTCCTGGAGGACGTCACCGAGCGCCCGTACCGCATCGACCGCATGTGGACCCATCTGCGGCTCGCGGGGGTCTTCTCTCGGGTTCGCGGCATCGTCCTGGGGGACTTCACGTCCTGCGAGGAGAAGGATGCCCCGTACTCGTGCGCGGATGTGCTGCGGGACCTGGCTCGCGAGACAGGGCTGCCTTGCGCCGCGGGATTCCCCATCGGACATGGGGCCATCAATCAGCCCGTGGCGCTTGGCACCCGTGTTCGGCTGGACGCGGACGCCGCTCGCCTCACGTTCCTCGAAGGCGCGGTGAGCCCCGCATGA
- a CDS encoding RsmB/NOP family class I SAM-dependent RNA methyltransferase codes for MAPVVSDAVALVLAGSPAERVVDRSLRAHRDLSRDQRQALKEAVFNVGLWRRRLGFLLGREDAPPALLVFALLRGLAGVSEADAAAWAGLGSTAPPMLQGSEPPSLALRASLPDWLADHFARELGSEAEDFCAHLNVPGPITLRVNSLRISRDALAERLRSEGVATRPGSWSPLALHIEGPRPNLYGLQSLRDGLFEVQDEGSQLLGLLVEARPGESVVDLCAGAGGKTLMLGAAMGDHGRLLAYDPDFARLERLRERAARAGLEHVQILREPPAPGLGADRVLVDVPCSELGALRRGPDLRFLLTPEVLTRWVPVQRDILARAAALVRPGGRLVYATCTLNHAENLAQVRDFLAARSDFSLVRPGAGWLSEECLRDGCLFVVPHRHGTDGFFAAVLERSAS; via the coding sequence ATCGCCCCTGTCGTCTCTGACGCCGTGGCCCTCGTCCTCGCGGGCTCACCCGCTGAGCGCGTCGTGGACCGCTCCCTTCGAGCCCACCGCGACCTCTCCCGGGACCAGCGCCAGGCCCTCAAGGAAGCTGTCTTCAACGTGGGCCTGTGGCGCCGTCGCCTTGGCTTCCTCCTGGGCCGAGAGGATGCACCCCCTGCGCTGCTCGTCTTCGCGCTGCTCCGCGGACTGGCCGGGGTCTCCGAGGCCGATGCCGCTGCCTGGGCTGGACTGGGCTCGACTGCCCCTCCAATGCTCCAGGGCTCTGAGCCTCCCTCCCTGGCGCTTCGGGCTTCTCTCCCGGACTGGCTCGCGGACCACTTCGCTCGCGAACTTGGCTCCGAGGCCGAGGACTTCTGTGCCCACCTCAATGTCCCGGGGCCCATCACCCTCCGGGTCAACTCGCTCCGGATCTCTCGGGACGCCCTTGCCGAGCGCCTTCGCTCCGAGGGCGTTGCCACGCGCCCCGGCTCTTGGAGTCCGCTCGCGCTCCACATCGAGGGGCCCCGCCCCAACCTGTATGGCCTCCAGTCTCTTCGCGACGGGCTGTTCGAGGTCCAAGACGAGGGGAGCCAACTCCTGGGCCTCCTCGTGGAGGCTCGTCCGGGCGAGTCCGTGGTCGACCTGTGCGCGGGCGCTGGCGGGAAGACCTTGATGCTCGGGGCTGCCATGGGCGACCATGGCCGGCTGCTTGCCTATGACCCGGATTTCGCTCGGCTGGAGCGCCTTCGGGAACGCGCCGCTCGTGCCGGGCTGGAGCATGTCCAAATCCTTCGGGAGCCTCCTGCTCCAGGCCTTGGCGCCGACCGCGTCCTCGTGGACGTTCCGTGCTCCGAGCTGGGGGCCCTGCGCCGAGGGCCGGACCTGCGCTTCCTCCTGACTCCCGAGGTGCTGACTCGCTGGGTCCCCGTCCAGCGCGACATCCTGGCTCGGGCCGCCGCGCTGGTTCGCCCCGGCGGCCGGCTCGTGTACGCCACGTGCACGCTCAATCACGCGGAGAACCTGGCGCAGGTCCGTGACTTCCTCGCCGCTCGGTCGGACTTCTCCCTCGTGCGGCCGGGGGCGGGTTGGCTCTCGGAAGAGTGCTTGCGAGATGGCTGCTTGTTCGTCGTGCCGCATCGCCACGGCACAGACGGGTTCTTCGCGGCGGTACTGGAGCGCTCGGCCTCCTAG
- a CDS encoding M48 family metallopeptidase, protein MKSSLYPTQELRRRALAWAVKLRVNPKVIRVQEMRRKWGSCSSAGTVTLASDLVDQDPRFQDFVIAHEMLHLRVPTHGRLFKALMSAHVPGWRELEDLRGTSRPTRGGAGGQ, encoded by the coding sequence ATGAAGAGTTCCCTCTATCCCACGCAGGAACTTCGACGCCGAGCCTTGGCTTGGGCGGTGAAGCTGCGCGTAAACCCGAAGGTCATCCGCGTGCAGGAAATGCGGCGGAAGTGGGGCTCGTGCTCGTCCGCAGGTACCGTCACGCTGGCGAGCGATCTCGTCGACCAGGACCCGCGCTTCCAGGACTTCGTCATCGCCCACGAGATGCTGCACCTGCGCGTACCGACCCATGGGCGCCTCTTCAAGGCACTCATGAGTGCGCACGTACCGGGGTGGCGTGAACTCGAGGATCTGCGGGGAACCTCACGCCCAACCAGGGGAGGCGCCGGTGGCCAGTAG
- a CDS encoding restriction endonuclease subunit S codes for MKMTRLDDQTAFSLVSGLWKGERAPLLAACVIRGTNFRGDGLLDFSDAVDLDVESRYLEERRLHDEDIIIERSGGGPKQAVGRVALFTRPDARIYFTSNFTTAIRVIDRARFDPRYVALFLHACYLAGATESLQRATTGIRNLDWQEYLQFEIPEIDLSEQRVLSRLLDGVRTSLLAEERQVVLASDIKRAAMTTLFTRGLRGEEQKESEIGLVPESWNVVNFSEVREWLQYGTSIHCTLEKKRYPVLRIPNVEPGRVNGLQLKYCDLPDEEARKYLLQDGDLLFIRTNGVLERLGSCAVYSGIPSTALFASYLIRARLKPNVDSRYVAYFYASVLGTSLVAGRATPAADGKYNLNTGTIDSLPLPVPPSVDEQREIVGILEALDRMIDLHEQKRAVLDELFKSLLHKLLTATIRVDQLSALGVPSTREPEAAA; via the coding sequence GTGAAGATGACGAGGCTGGATGACCAGACCGCTTTTTCGCTGGTGAGTGGGCTATGGAAGGGCGAGCGAGCTCCGCTACTGGCTGCCTGCGTAATAAGGGGCACAAACTTTCGTGGCGACGGCCTGCTCGACTTCTCGGACGCCGTCGATCTCGATGTCGAGTCGCGATATCTAGAAGAACGTCGTCTGCATGATGAAGACATTATCATCGAGCGATCGGGCGGCGGACCCAAGCAGGCGGTCGGACGAGTCGCCCTATTCACCCGTCCGGACGCGAGGATCTACTTCACGAGCAACTTCACCACCGCAATTCGCGTCATTGATCGTGCTCGCTTCGATCCGCGATATGTCGCGCTCTTCCTTCACGCGTGTTACCTCGCTGGCGCCACCGAATCCCTCCAGCGTGCCACGACGGGCATCCGCAACCTCGACTGGCAGGAGTACCTTCAGTTCGAGATCCCAGAAATAGACCTTTCGGAGCAGCGAGTGCTCTCCCGGCTTCTGGATGGAGTGCGAACGTCGCTTCTCGCGGAAGAACGGCAGGTGGTGCTGGCGAGCGACATCAAGCGCGCTGCCATGACGACCCTCTTCACGCGCGGCTTGCGTGGTGAGGAGCAGAAGGAAAGCGAAATTGGGCTGGTACCAGAGAGCTGGAATGTCGTCAATTTCAGCGAGGTCCGAGAGTGGCTGCAGTACGGCACATCGATCCACTGCACCCTCGAGAAGAAGCGATATCCGGTCCTCCGAATTCCAAACGTGGAGCCTGGCCGGGTCAATGGCTTGCAGCTTAAGTACTGCGACCTTCCCGACGAGGAGGCCAGAAAGTATCTTCTCCAGGATGGAGACCTGCTGTTCATTCGCACGAACGGCGTGCTGGAACGGTTGGGCTCGTGCGCAGTGTACAGCGGAATCCCCTCGACGGCACTCTTCGCGTCCTACCTGATTCGCGCTCGTCTCAAGCCGAACGTCGACTCCCGGTACGTTGCCTATTTTTACGCGTCGGTGCTCGGGACGTCGTTGGTTGCCGGCCGTGCAACGCCCGCCGCTGACGGCAAGTACAACCTCAACACGGGGACGATTGATTCGTTGCCTCTTCCGGTTCCACCCAGCGTCGACGAACAGCGAGAAATCGTCGGCATCCTGGAGGCTCTCGACCGCATGATCGACCTGCACGAGCAAAAACGAGCCGTGCTCGACGAGCTCTTCAAGTCGCTGCTGCACAAGCTGCTGACGGCCACCATCCGGGTCGATCAGCTCTCGGCACTCGGAGTGCCTTCGACTCGCGAGCCGGAGGCTGCAGCATGA